A genomic region of Alnus glutinosa chromosome 11, dhAlnGlut1.1, whole genome shotgun sequence contains the following coding sequences:
- the LOC133880830 gene encoding uncharacterized protein LOC133880830, producing the protein MGMMEGSPTAIAPLLLRNLLTSMFIYADKSLLNLAEKYKLLEAIRYTLITSFLFLLRVLPSFFPSLNPNLENPFKPTKKTDNYVPACGGCDSGIGRALSQLLAIVNDIPVSSRKYEVVRSLAERLIDENNREGLEALREVNRTALSSAFARTLSQLESTAVDQGQGLAGEAGWGTGPVEFRLNRVVRAVRSIAKAGRSRVGSGRDEMGRSESSAEKLAAELLWLAQKLAACGGAEEALLRWAAASDLARLALWAEPRLQGFLVKISAFFFKQAKDIGVDETEESQEQQRHTKVKMLISWLPLLCRASNGTDVPVLSIRERAELESVLEETIELLEQEEQEQVLSLWLHHFTHCPSSDWPNLHASYARWCNASRRLLVLQ; encoded by the exons aTGGGCATGATGGAAGGCTCTCCGACCGCCATAGCTCCCCTGCTCCTCCGAAACCTATTAACCTCTATGTTCATCTACGCCGACAAATCCCTTTTAAACTTGGCCGAAAAATACAAACTTCTTGAAGCAATTCGCTATACCCTAATCACTtccttccttttccttttacgcgtacttccttctttctttccttccctTAACCCTAATCTCGAAAACCCATTTAAACCCACCAAGAAAACCGATAACTACGTCCCTGCATGCGGTGGCTGCGATTCCGGTATTGGTCGAGCGCTTTCGCAGCTTTTGGCCATAGTCAATGACATCCCGGTTAGCTCTAGGAAGTATGAAGTTGTTCGATCTTTAGCGGAGAGGCTCATTGACGAGAACAACAGGGAGGGTCTAGAGGCTTTGCGCGAGGTCAACCGTACGGCTCTTTCATCTGCTTTTGCAAGAACTCTTAGCCAGCTTGAATCCACCGCGGTAGACCAAGGCCAGGGCCTAGCTGGGGAGGCCGGCTGGGGGACCGGACCGGTGGAGTTCCGGTTGAACCGTGTTGTAAGGGCGGTTCGGTCAATTGCGAAAGCGGGGAGGAGCCGGGTTGGGAGCGGGAGGGACGAGATGGGCCGGTCGGAGAGTTCGGCTGAGAAGCTGGCGGCTGAGCTGCTGTGGCTGGCTCAGAAGTTGGCGGCTTGTGGGGGCGCCGAAGAAGCTCTTTTGAGGTGGGCAGCGGCGTCTGATTTGGCTAGGCTGGCTCTGTGGGCTGAGCCGCGGCTGCAAGGTTTCCTCGTCAAGATTTCAG CATTCTTCTTCAAGCAAGCCAAAGATATAGGAGTGGACGAAACTGAAGAAAGCCAGGAGCAACAAAGGCACACAAAGGTGAAGATGCTGATTTCGTGGCTGCCATTGCTTTGTAGAGCAAGCAATGGCACGGATGTACCAGTCCTGAGCATCAGAGAACGAGCTGAGCTGGAGAGTGTGTTGGAGGAGACCATAGAGTTGCTGGAACAGGAAGAGCAGGAACAGGTTCTCTCTCTGTGGCTCCACCACTTCACTCATTGCCCATCCTCCGACTGGCCCAACCTCCATGCCTCCTATGCTCGCTGGTGCAATGCTTCTCGCAGGCTCTTGGTCCTCCAATGA